Below is a genomic region from Helicobacter pylori.
AGCAAATCACAATGGCCTTTGCACCCGCTTCTAAAAGCTCCTTAACAGCAACTTTAACCTCTTCTTGGCGCACTGGGATAACCACTTGCCCCTTGACATCGGTTCTTTCTGTAACGCCTCTAATCCTTTTTAGAGGAATCAGCGGATCATCATACTTGTGCGTGTTAATATGCAACCTTTCTTCTAGCGCATACCCCAAATAGGATTGCAACGCCCTACCCATAGAATGCATTTGCTCAAAACCCTTATTGCAAATTAGACCCACTTCCATCCCACGCCTTTGGACGACCCGATTGAGCATCGCCGTGCCTGAGTACACACAAGTGACCAACTCTGGATAAACCTTACTCACATCTGATTTCCAATGCGATAAAGCGTCCTGCGAGCTATTATAAATAGCTAAGCTCTCATCTTCTGGGTTGCTTTGGGCTTTACCAACTACGAAACTGCCATTTTCTTTCACAAAAAATGTGTCCGTCATGGTGCCGCCGGCATCAATACCCATCACCTGAACTCTTGCGTCTTTCATTTTTTAGACTCCTTGTATTAAAGTGTTGCTCAAGGTAACCTATCAAGGTAACCTATTTGAATTATAGGACAGATTTTAAAATGAAAATCGTTTTTTTTTTTTTTTTTAAAGCCAATCAGTGAAAATTTAGTGTGTGAAGTGAATAATAGTAATAAGTTCATTCAAAAAAATATCATATAGGGATAAAAATATTAAACCTAATATTAAATCAAAAGGCGAAATTCAATTCTAAAGTGCCGATCTGATGGTGTTTAGGCTGGGATTGAAAGGTTTTACTAATATCAGTGATTGTAAAAGCCACCCTAAAGCTGCGCCACATCATAGCCGCTCCTATTTCACTGCTATAAACAAAGTATTCCAAATTAGCAATGCCCCTAGTTTCAGGGCTGTTGCCTTGAATGAAGATGTTAAGGGGTTGGAAGCGCCCAAAAGCCCCTACAAAAAAATAGATGGAAAATTTATCGCTATAAGGCATGCCTCCATCAAAAGCGGTATTGACTTTATTGACCCCATAATCAGCGTCCAAGTTATACCCAGCCCTAAAGAGCGAGCCTAGTTGGAAATAATCCCTCGCATTACCCAATTCCACATTAAACCCAGGCATTAACTCCATAGAAAAAAAACGAGTCTTTAAAAGGGGGACTTTTTTGAGCAATTGGTAGTGCAATTCAAAGATAAATTCGTTTTTGAGCTGTGTGTTCCAACCATAAAATTGGGGGTCATGGCCCCATTTATGAATGAGGTGCTGCGTTTGAGCGGCCAAAGAATCTTGCCCTGTTGCGCCTAAAGAAAGCGTGAATAATTCCATAAAAGTTTGATGGCGGTTATACACATTCAAATTCACCCGTAAATACCCCCCATAAGGGTGGTTGTCATGCAAATGCACCAGTTTTCTGTTTTTAAGTGAGGGGGTATACATGTCTTGGGCGAGAGAAATGCCAAAACGAGTAACCCTAGGGCTTTTATTGAAAAAACCTAAATACGAAGTCCATTTCATCGCTTTATTTTTAGAAAAATCAAACTCTTTAGTAGAAAAGCCTATTTGATTGCCTGCGGTATAATACTCATCAATGTAAGGGTTGATGTAGCCATCATTTTCAGTCATCAAATTGATAGAATAGCGTTTAGAGGGCGTTAATGGGGTAGGAATATCCTCTTTTGCCCATGCAAACATTCCTAATAATAAACATAAAATAAATTTGAGAAACAAAACACTTCCTCTTAGGTTATTATGGGGTTATTGTAACGAAATAAGGCTTAATTACAAGAGCGTTTAA
It encodes:
- a CDS encoding lipid A deacylase LpxR family protein; this translates as MFLKFILCLLLGMFAWAKEDIPTPLTPSKRYSINLMTENDGYINPYIDEYYTAGNQIGFSTKEFDFSKNKAMKWTSYLGFFNKSPRVTRFGISLAQDMYTPSLKNRKLVHLHDNHPYGGYLRVNLNVYNRHQTFMELFTLSLGATGQDSLAAQTQHLIHKWGHDPQFYGWNTQLKNEFIFELHYQLLKKVPLLKTRFFSMELMPGFNVELGNARDYFQLGSLFRAGYNLDADYGVNKVNTAFDGGMPYSDKFSIYFFVGAFGRFQPLNIFIQGNSPETRGIANLEYFVYSSEIGAAMMWRSFRVAFTITDISKTFQSQPKHHQIGTLELNFAF